The DNA region tcaagctgcacactgctttcctcccatgagtttgccgtccctgatgtgccatttgtgttttcctcttttccctattcaagCTGCACACTGCTTTCCTGTCATGAGTTTGCCATCCCTGATGTgccatttgtgttttcctcttttccctattcaagCTGCACACTGCTTTCCTCCCATGAGTTTGCCCTCCCTGATGTgccatttgtgttttcctcttttccctattcaagctgcacactgctttcctgtcatgagtttgccgtccctgatgtgccatttgtgttttcctcttttccctattcaagCTGCACACTGCTTTCCTCTCATGAGTTTGCCGTCCCTGATGTGCCAGCCCAGCTCTCCACTATTTCTCTTTTCAAGTAACTTTTCATACAAAATCTTaggttccctcctttctttctgagTCATGTCCTTCACCACTGCTACTTTCTTGGTCCattcttttcttgtgtgtttgaGATTTCTTGCATTCTTTAACACTTTCCATTTCACGTCCTCATCTTCCATCACCAGCAGGGTCGGCCTGTTGGCGGCCCTGTCTCTCTGCCCAGCCTGATCACCTGTTTAATTAATGGTTTCTTCCACCTTCATTTCCTCAAATGCCTCACAACACTTTCTCATCCACTTCTTTATTTGCTTGATCtatttctccctcactttcttccaAATTGTATATTGTTaaattattcctcctttttctttctctagtcTGTCAGGCCATCAAGCCcctcaacactaccaccaccaccaccaccaccaccaccagcgtcatggAGGCTGCAGGGAGGGACGGCAGGATGGCAGGACAGAGACAGGTGATGAAGAACATGAACACTGGCGGCAGCCCTGAGGAGTGTCCAGTGTGCCTGACAGGCTATGATGGCACCGTGCAGCGGCCGCGCACCCTGCCCTGTGGCCACACTGTCTGCACGCTGTGCATAGACCAGCTGGAGGAGCACGGCCGTGTTGCCTGCCCAGAGTGCCGCGTCAGCCACGCCGTGCCCGAGGGAGAACAGTTCCCTGTCAACTATTCTGTTGAGGCCTTCATAAGAATGTTGAGAGACGCTgaggaagcagcagcagcagcagcagcctcgccACCACCCAGTGCCGGGGAAGGAGCACCATCAGGGGCGGCTGgcaagaaggaggcggcgggtctctccaagaaaatgcgttccttcctgcaggaacaggaggccacagttgtggccgccatcaccgcctgccGGGAGGCTCAGTCGCAGCTGGACCAGTACCAGACGACCCTGGCAGGCTGGGGCAAGCAGCAGCAGCTGGAGGACAGGCTCCTGGGACTGGTGGACCAGAGCAGGAGTGCCAGGGAGCTCCTGCAGCAGGAAGAGTCCCGTGTggcggccaaggaggaggagctgaagaaggaggagcaggggctGCAGGCCATGCTGGAGACGTTGCGCACCCTTGCAACAGAGCAAGAAGCAGGCGCGGCGGTGAGTGAAGTGTTTCGTTGGACTGGCGAGGCAGAGCAGGCGGTGGAGGAGTGCCGAGAAGGTTTTCCTGATGccagcaccgtcaccaccgccaggaaggtgagagaggcatCTAGTGCAGCCCTGGAGGCTGTCCAGGCTGTCCAGGCAGCTCTGGAAACACTTGCTGCAGAGGAGCCCAGGCCCCAGGCAGACCCAGACTCCACCATCATGGACAGACTGCACCTCATCTGTACATGGAGCGTGACGGCCGAGGACCTCCGCAGCCTGACGCAGCCCGCCAGGCGCCTGCTGGAGGCTGGCCGGGTGTTTGCTGTCCACCAGGCG from Eriocheir sinensis breed Jianghai 21 unplaced genomic scaffold, ASM2467909v1 Scaffold209, whole genome shotgun sequence includes:
- the LOC126990829 gene encoding uncharacterized protein LOC126990829; amino-acid sequence: MEAAGRDGRMAGQRQVMKNMNTGGSPEECPVCLTGYDGTVQRPRTLPCGHTVCTLCIDQLEEHGRVACPECRVSHAVPEGEQFPVNYSVEAFIRMLRDAEEAAAAAAASPPPSAGEGAPSGAAGKKEAAGLSKKMRSFLQEQEATVVAAITACREAQSQLDQYQTTLAGWGKQQQLEDRLLGLVDQSRSARELLQQEESRVAAKEEELKKEEQGLQAMLETLRTLATEQEAGAAVSEVFRWTGEAEQAVEECREGFPDASTVTTARKVREASSAALEAVQAVQAALETLAAEEPRPQADPDSTIMDRLHLICTWSVTAEDLRSLTQPARRLLEAGRVFAVHQAEGQRRHARISLEAGQLCLHALKDHPPPLGAATLQVSEVVPPSPPCTVFLDLSWPGSAPRRVQIRLSPDTPRGRQLLLLCTGQRGPSYINTRLHGVERKAEAGEFVKGGNYESNDGEGSSVLLPGLDEGEYRKSGRAGDVFGLGWTDPTRSECGNFGIRTRDRKDGGGSLVFGEVVDGLHVVAEAAQHRAIKEVTVADCGVVL